Part of the Roseomonas sp. OT10 genome, CCCGCACGACCTCCACCCCGGCCGGGTCGGGCATGGCGACGGGGCCGGCGACCAGCGTCACCCGCGCCCCCAGCGCGGCCAGGGCGGCGGCGATGGCATGGCCCTGCTTCCCGGAGGAGCGGTTGGCGATGTAGCGCACGGGGTCGATCGGCTCGTGCGTCGGGCCGCTGGTGACCAGGACGTGGCGGCCCTCCAGGGGACCGGGTGCGTCCCCGGCGGCGATGGCCTCGTCCAGCGCGGCCTCCAGCGCGAGGTCGGGCTCCTGCGGCGCCGGATCGGCCAGCAGCTCCGCGATGGCGGCGAGGATGGCGGGCGGTTCGGCCAGCCGGCCGGGGCCGCTCTCCGCCTCCGCCATGGCGCCGTCCTCGGGGCCGACGAAGCGCACGCCGCGATTGGCCAGGATGGCGGCGTTGGCGATGGTCGCGGGGTGCGACCACATCGCCCAGTTCATCGCGGGCGCGACCAGAACCGGCGCCTGGGTGGCGAGCAGCGTCGCCCCGGCCAGGTCCTCGGCGAAGCCCGCCGCCATGCGCGCGAGGCGGTCGGCGGAGGCGGGGGCGACCACGATGAGGTCGTGCTGGCGGGCGAGGGCGATGTGGCCGCGCCCCTCGCCCTCCTCCTCCAGCGACCAGAGGTCCTGGGCCAGCGGCCGGCCGGTGATGGCCTGCAAGGCGTGCGGGGTGACGAAGCGGGTGCCGCCCCCGGTCAGCAGGCCGGTGACCTCCGCCCCCGCCTTGCCCAGCAGCCGCGCCAGCTCCAGCGCCTTGTAGGCGGCGATGGAGCCGGAGACCACGAGGAGGATGCGCCGGCCGGCGAGGCGGGATGTGTCGCTCACGGATTGAATCCCCGGGCGTTCGGGTCGAAGGCGCGCGCGGTGGCGGTGTCGAGCCACGCGGTGACGTTGTGCTGGCCGGCGCCGCCCAGCGAGAAGAGCCGGCCCAGGCCGGGGATGTAGAGCTGGTCCATGAACAGGTGCGGCGCCTCCGTCGCCACCACCCGCCGGTCGCCGGGGGCGCCC contains:
- the coaBC gene encoding bifunctional phosphopantothenoylcysteine decarboxylase/phosphopantothenate--cysteine ligase CoaBC, translated to MSDTSRLAGRRILLVVSGSIAAYKALELARLLGKAGAEVTGLLTGGGTRFVTPHALQAITGRPLAQDLWSLEEEGEGRGHIALARQHDLIVVAPASADRLARMAAGFAEDLAGATLLATQAPVLVAPAMNWAMWSHPATIANAAILANRGVRFVGPEDGAMAEAESGPGRLAEPPAILAAIAELLADPAPQEPDLALEAALDEAIAAGDAPGPLEGRHVLVTSGPTHEPIDPVRYIANRSSGKQGHAIAAALAALGARVTLVAGPVAMPDPAGVEVVRVESAREMLAACEAALPAEAAICAAAVADWRPAHLATGKIKKREGAAPPSLELVPNPDILATLSHHARRPRLVVGFAAETEALMANARAKLARKGCDWIVANDVSGDVMGGDENAVHLVTREGVEDWPRMAKEAVAARLAARVAAELDAMTAGAPPVPGERP